The following proteins are encoded in a genomic region of Drosophila miranda strain MSH22 chromosome 4, D.miranda_PacBio2.1, whole genome shotgun sequence:
- the LOC108163187 gene encoding clavesin-1, translated as MAASDISEEAFNLRVGYLKPETVEIARVELRETEEVKAEAILKLRELLNATPELNYKDDDAFLTVFLRACHFYPEGALEKMKTTATFRKEYASLVRGLLVDQVKEKFIKGSVINVLRNCDQKGRRVLIVNCGKLWNPSEISSDEMFRMLYMVHIAAQLEEETQVRGVVCIMDFDGLAMKQVKALSPSFSKRLLTFIQEAMPLRMKEVHFVKQPFIFNMVWSLFKPFVKEKLNNRMHFHGSDMKSLQKFLDPSVLPANYKGSLPAINYGGNEWFPALEKQSHYVSEWSELGPAKW; from the exons ATGGCGGCCAGCGATATCAGCGAGGAGGCATTCAATCTGCGTGTGGGTTATCTGAAGCCCGAGACAGTGGAAATCGCCCGAGTGGAGCTGCGCGAGACGGAGGAGGTGAAAGCCGAGGCCATCCTGAAGCTGCGGGAGCTGCTGAACGCCACACCCGAGCTCAACTACAAGGATGACGATGCCTTTCTAACAGTTTTCCTGCGCGCCTGCCATTTCTACCCAGAGGGCGCTTTGGAAAAG ATGAAAACCACCGCCACGTTCCGTAAGGAGTATGCGTCGTTGGTCCGTGGCTTGTTGGTCGATCAGGTTAAGGAGAAGTTCATCAAGGGCAGCGTGATCAATGTCCTGAGAAACTGCGACCAGAAGGGACGTCGTGTGCTGATCGTCAACTGCGGAAAGCTCTGGAATCCCAGCGAGATCAGCAGCGATGAGATGTTCCGCATGCTCTACATGGTCCACATTGCCGCCCAGCTGGAGGAGGAGACCCAGGTGCGTGGTGTTGTCTGCATCATGGACTTTGATGGCCTGGCCATGAAGCAGGTGAAGGCCCTGTCGCCAAGCTTCTCCAAGCGCCTGCTCACCTTTATCCAAGAGGCAATGCCGCTGCGGATGAAGGAGGTGCACTTTGTCAAGCAGCCCTTCATTTTCAACATGGTCTGGTCGCTCTTCAAGCCCTTCGTCAAAGAGAAGCTGAACAATCGC ATGCACTTCCATGGCAGCGACATGAAATCCCTGCAGAAGTTCCTCGATCCCTCTGTCCTTCCGGCGAACTACAAGGGTTCTCTGCCAGCCATCAATTATGGCGGCAACGAGTGGTTCCCCGCCCTGGAGAAGCAGTCCCATTACGTGTCCGAATGGAGCGAGCTGGGCCCCGCAAAGTGGTAA